The DNA sequence AAAGTTATAATCTAATGATTTTACCGGTTCTTGAGGAACGGTTTTTAATTGTTCTACAGTTATGCCGAAACATTCCGCATATTTTTTTAGTATATTGTTATCCGGATTGTTGAATGCTTTATTACGACAATGTTTTTTAATCCTGATTTTGCTGAAACCGGTATATTGCTTTAAAATTGAATAATCCATTTGTTTTAAATGCATATAGAAAAAAACAGGGCTTTTGTTACCTGAAATAACTTGTTGTCTTGCATCTTCAATTAATTCATCAATTAGGTTGACAGCTTGTTTCAGAGCATCATTTTTAGGTTTCCAGCCAACACTTTTAACTTGAGTATAATTACCTTTTTCATCTACGGCATATTGAATTTCTTTAATTCCGTTCAATAAATTTTCATCGTGTTGTGGTACATTTTCCTTTTTCATAATAATTATATAAATGTGCAAATATAAAAAAAGGACTGTTTAATTCAGTCCTTTTATAAAAAATTATAATACGAATATATCTACCATCTGATCAAAGCAGATGCCCATGTAAATCCGCTGCCGAATGCTGCAATAGCGAATAGTTGACCTTCTTTAATTCGTCCTTGTTCCCACAGGTCGCTTAATAAAATTGGTAATGTTGCGGCAGTTGTATTTCCGTATTTTTGAATATTATTATAAACTTTTTCATCCGGTAATTTTAAAAACCTCTGTACCATATGTGAAATACGGAGATTTGCTTGATGCGGCAAAAACATATCAATATCTTCAGTAGTTAAATTATTTTTTGCCAATGCTTCCATTGTTGCTTCCGGCATTCTCGTAATGGCGTTTTTAAAAACCAATTGTCCGTCCATTTGCGGGCTGTTACATTCATAATCTTCATGCATTCCGGGATAATTAATATTTTCACGTCCTGTGCCGGGATCTCTTTTATACAATGCTTCTGCAAATTCTCCCTGTGAATATAGATGCGTTGATAATAACCCTTTTCCTTTTTCTTCTGTTGCTTCCAAGACAACAGCACCGGCACCGTCTCCAAATAATACGCTCATATCTCTGCCTCTTGTAGTAAGGTCGATACCTGCGCTTTGCGTTTCTGAACCGATAACAAGAATTTTATTATACATTCCTGTTTTTATGAATTGATCAGCAATTGATAATGAATAAATAAAACCTGAGCATTGAGCCCTGATATCAATTGCCGGTTTTGTTCCCATTTCAAGCATATGCTGTAATAATACACCGCTGCCGGGGAAATAATAATCAGGACTTAATGTAGCAAAAACTATAGCATCAATGTCATCAGCCGTAACTCCGGCACGTTCCATTGCCATTTTTGATGCTTTAAAAGCCATTTTTGCAGTAGATCCTTTTTCCGGCGGTTTATAAAAACAACGTTCTCTAATTCCGGTTCTTTCTTGTATCCATTCATCTGAAGTGTCCATTATTTTTTCCAAGTCATGATTCGTTACAATATGATTCGGAACATAATGTCCTATTCCGGTAATTTTTGAATTAAACATATTAAAAAGTTTAAAAAATTATTTGAATTTTAAGAACGGTCGAATTTAATTTATTTTTATATAACTGCAAAATATATTATTCCGGAAGAAAAAGTTTTAGACTGAATTTTTTGTTCGATTTATTATTTCCGCAAAGTTGTTGTAAATCAAATGTTTTTTATTGTTACTTAAAAAAATAATGTTTATCTATGCAACAATTTTTAAAACATAAAATAAAAGAGTTATGATTAAAAAAATATTATTATTGAGTGCATTAGCTTTATTTGTTTTTGCTTGTGGTGATGAAGCTGAAAATGATGTCAATCCGAGTGATACAACTGAAATTACAGCATCGGAAGATGTAGTTGAAATTGCATTGGCAGATTTTGAAACAAAAGCGGGTGAATTTATCGGAAAAGAAGTTAAAGTTTCCGGAATTGTTGATCATGTTTGTAAACACGGCGGAAAAAAGATACTTCTTGTTGAAGGAGATTACAGTATTCATGTTAATAATGATGAAAGATATGATGAAGCAATAGCAGGAAGCAAAATTTCTGTTACAGGTATTGTTGAAGAAGAACGTGTTGATTCTGCATTTTTAGCTGAGGAGTTAAAACATGAAGAAGGCAGTCATGGTGGTGATAATGAGGCTGATAAAGAACATCTTGAAAAGGTAAAAGAGCATATTCAACTTATGATGGATTCTCTT is a window from the Bacteroidales bacterium genome containing:
- a CDS encoding ketoacyl-ACP synthase III, with the translated sequence MFNSKITGIGHYVPNHIVTNHDLEKIMDTSDEWIQERTGIRERCFYKPPEKGSTAKMAFKASKMAMERAGVTADDIDAIVFATLSPDYYFPGSGVLLQHMLEMGTKPAIDIRAQCSGFIYSLSIADQFIKTGMYNKILVIGSETQSAGIDLTTRGRDMSVLFGDGAGAVVLEATEEKGKGLLSTHLYSQGEFAEALYKRDPGTGRENINYPGMHEDYECNSPQMDGQLVFKNAITRMPEATMEALAKNNLTTEDIDMFLPHQANLRISHMVQRFLKLPDEKVYNNIQKYGNTTAATLPILLSDLWEQGRIKEGQLFAIAAFGSGFTWASALIRW